One Phycisphaera mikurensis NBRC 102666 DNA window includes the following coding sequences:
- a CDS encoding ABC transporter permease subunit: MLLYRIVASWLWDNPVARRIVGGAGRRADHLAVRMGVLLVGVTLTVGSLLYAGVLEPGVELASLAAAGTRLFALLAYAQVLGVCLLAPLFMAGAIASERQGRTWDVLLTTPLSNLQVVLGSLLGRLFFVFALLTAWLPLVAVLPLFGGVRPAAVAESFAVAAATATLVGAVAVSLSVARVGGRAAVYGFVVAVAALLAGGYALDRLLLRPLNPTPYTTWLTGLHPLLVLESRVLGEGYRPPPAAAVAGLPGLARWFLTEPLQAYLAWTLGLAACLVLASAVLVRRLGQGLGGLTTRLSGPLGRALRLGRGSRDRPAREVTGNPVAWAEANTRGKMALGILARWGFTLGSLAAAAGLLLAYHGRVLPELPPPAGGAALAGVADEQVRTLHAALSVLLLAQVAVVSLVAVYLSAGAVSREREDGTLDVLLTTPITPADYVWGKLRGLVRFLAVLLAAPVGTLGLAGGYALVAWLARDAGGYPHRWVAEVSGSGAAAMVTPAWVVLPEAALLLALVLVPFVALCVAVGMAWSLRSRGVLSAVTATLGVIAPVVLVTGLCGAPVAGRVPLLGPMLNALSPATGVPMLVNPYGLAAGFPADPSLGRIVLLAAATLAAGVYGVVVYGLVAHTVSTFDQTLRATQSA; the protein is encoded by the coding sequence GTGCTGCTCTACCGGATCGTCGCGTCCTGGCTCTGGGACAACCCGGTGGCTCGGCGGATCGTCGGCGGGGCCGGCCGGCGGGCGGATCACCTCGCGGTGCGGATGGGCGTGCTGCTGGTGGGGGTCACGCTCACCGTCGGGTCGCTGCTGTACGCCGGGGTGCTCGAGCCGGGCGTGGAGCTGGCGAGCCTCGCCGCGGCGGGCACGCGGCTGTTCGCCCTGCTGGCGTACGCGCAGGTGCTCGGCGTGTGCCTGCTCGCGCCGCTGTTCATGGCCGGCGCGATCGCGAGCGAGCGGCAGGGCCGCACCTGGGACGTGCTGCTCACCACGCCGCTGTCGAACCTTCAGGTGGTGCTCGGCTCGCTCCTGGGCCGGCTGTTCTTCGTCTTCGCGCTGCTGACCGCGTGGCTCCCGCTGGTCGCGGTGCTGCCGCTGTTCGGCGGCGTCCGGCCCGCGGCGGTGGCGGAGTCCTTCGCGGTCGCGGCGGCCACGGCCACGCTGGTTGGAGCCGTCGCCGTGTCGCTGTCGGTGGCCCGGGTCGGGGGGCGGGCCGCGGTCTACGGCTTCGTCGTCGCGGTCGCGGCGCTGCTCGCCGGCGGCTACGCCCTCGACCGGCTGCTGCTGCGGCCGCTGAATCCCACGCCGTACACGACCTGGCTTACGGGGCTGCACCCGCTGCTGGTCCTGGAGAGCCGCGTGCTCGGCGAGGGCTACCGCCCGCCGCCGGCGGCCGCGGTGGCGGGGCTGCCGGGGCTTGCGCGGTGGTTCCTCACCGAGCCGCTGCAGGCGTACCTCGCGTGGACCCTCGGGCTCGCCGCGTGCCTCGTGCTCGCCTCCGCGGTGCTCGTCCGCCGGCTCGGCCAGGGCCTCGGCGGGCTCACGACGCGGCTGTCCGGCCCGCTCGGGCGGGCGCTGCGGCTGGGCCGGGGAAGCCGCGACCGGCCCGCCCGCGAGGTCACCGGCAACCCCGTGGCCTGGGCCGAAGCGAACACGCGCGGCAAGATGGCCTTGGGGATCCTGGCCCGCTGGGGCTTCACGCTGGGCTCGCTCGCCGCCGCGGCCGGGCTGCTGCTCGCCTACCACGGCCGCGTGCTGCCCGAGCTGCCGCCACCCGCCGGCGGGGCGGCGCTGGCGGGCGTCGCCGACGAGCAGGTCCGCACGCTGCATGCCGCCTTGTCCGTGCTGCTGCTCGCGCAGGTCGCCGTGGTGTCGCTGGTCGCCGTCTACCTCTCCGCCGGCGCCGTGTCGCGCGAGCGTGAGGACGGCACGCTGGACGTGCTGCTCACTACCCCCATCACGCCGGCCGACTACGTGTGGGGCAAGCTCCGCGGCCTGGTCCGCTTCCTCGCGGTGCTGCTCGCGGCGCCCGTCGGCACGCTGGGGCTCGCGGGCGGGTACGCCCTGGTGGCCTGGCTCGCGCGCGACGCCGGCGGCTACCCCCACCGCTGGGTCGCGGAGGTCTCCGGCTCGGGCGCCGCCGCGATGGTGACCCCGGCCTGGGTCGTCCTGCCCGAGGCGGCGCTCCTGCTCGCCCTGGTGCTCGTGCCCTTCGTCGCGCTCTGCGTCGCCGTCGGGATGGCCTGGAGCCTGCGCTCGCGCGGCGTGCTCTCCGCCGTCACCGCCACCCTCGGCGTCATCGCCCCGGTCGTGCTGGTGACCGGCCTGTGCGGCGCCCCGGTCGCCGGCCGCGTGCCTCTCTTGGGCCCCATGCTCAACGCGCTCTCCCCCGCCACCGGCGTGCCGATGCTCGTGAACCCCTACGGCCTCGCCGCCGGTTTCCCCGCCGACCCTTCTCTCGGCCGCATCGTGCTGCTCGCCGCCGCGACGCTCGCCGCCGGGGTCTACGGCGTGGTCGTGTACGGCCTGGTCGCCCACACCGTGAGCACCTTCGATCAGACGCTGCGGGCGACGCAATCGGCGTGA
- a CDS encoding sulfatase-like hydrolase/transferase: MSDRERPNVLLITSDQHRADAMACAGHPAVRTPHLDRLAYEGVRFSNAYVDCPVCIPARSALISGRRAHELGCCSYSTGFRMPVPREDLLGSRLTAAGYQTELVGKTHWFLPPSDRGGFEHVTWMAGLRRAQFAYSDGRPGMQAGLGYNEFDPAPSAFPPHLHTTNWCVEQGCRFLETREEGTPFGLWISVQDPHPPMVIHEPYFSMYDDADLGEPVVPGWIGTDGEPLTNYTERVGWNKKPFTPEEIHRIRSVYLGMVTNLDHQLGRLIAQLQMLGAWDDTLVIYSSDHGEMLGDAGMFSKRCFLEASAKVPLIVRPPASWGLEPGRVCDDLVEWADVLPTLCEAAGAGTPAGVTGRSLMPSLRGEAREPHLLHGQLDERHMLHDGRFKYLWSAADGRELCFDTAADPHDEHPLHGEPLDRMRGLFVEHLAAEHHPHLRDGTLVNERRERPTPAQLRALDRAGLGPTEHLGQALRDTMWIG, translated from the coding sequence ATGAGCGACCGCGAGCGCCCCAACGTCCTGCTCATCACCAGCGACCAGCACCGCGCCGACGCCATGGCCTGCGCCGGCCACCCCGCGGTGCGCACGCCGCACCTGGACCGGCTCGCCTATGAGGGCGTCCGCTTCTCCAACGCCTACGTCGACTGCCCCGTCTGCATCCCGGCCCGGTCCGCTCTGATCAGCGGCCGCCGCGCCCACGAGCTCGGCTGCTGCAGCTACTCCACCGGCTTCCGGATGCCCGTCCCCCGCGAGGACCTGCTCGGCTCGCGGCTCACCGCCGCCGGCTACCAGACCGAGCTCGTCGGCAAGACCCACTGGTTCCTGCCCCCCAGCGACCGCGGCGGCTTCGAGCACGTCACCTGGATGGCCGGCCTCCGCCGCGCCCAATTCGCGTACAGCGACGGCCGCCCGGGCATGCAGGCCGGCCTGGGCTACAACGAGTTCGACCCCGCCCCCTCCGCCTTTCCGCCGCACCTGCACACCACCAACTGGTGCGTCGAGCAGGGCTGTCGGTTCCTGGAGACCCGCGAAGAGGGCACGCCCTTTGGCCTGTGGATCTCGGTGCAGGACCCGCACCCGCCGATGGTCATCCACGAGCCCTACTTCTCGATGTACGACGACGCCGACCTCGGCGAGCCGGTCGTCCCGGGCTGGATCGGCACCGACGGCGAGCCGCTGACCAACTACACCGAACGCGTCGGCTGGAACAAGAAGCCCTTCACGCCCGAGGAGATCCACCGGATCCGCAGCGTGTACCTGGGCATGGTCACCAACCTCGACCACCAGCTCGGCCGGCTCATCGCCCAGCTGCAGATGCTCGGGGCGTGGGACGACACGCTGGTCATCTACAGCTCCGACCACGGCGAGATGCTCGGCGACGCCGGCATGTTCTCGAAGCGGTGCTTCCTGGAGGCTTCCGCGAAGGTCCCGCTGATCGTGCGGCCGCCGGCATCCTGGGGGCTCGAGCCCGGCCGCGTCTGCGACGACCTGGTCGAGTGGGCCGACGTGCTCCCGACGCTCTGCGAGGCCGCCGGCGCCGGCACGCCCGCCGGCGTCACCGGCCGCTCGCTGATGCCCAGCCTCCGCGGCGAGGCGCGGGAACCCCACCTCCTGCACGGCCAGCTCGACGAGCGGCACATGCTCCACGACGGCCGCTTCAAGTACCTCTGGTCCGCCGCCGACGGCCGCGAGCTCTGCTTCGACACCGCCGCCGACCCGCACGACGAGCACCCGCTGCACGGGGAGCCGCTCGACCGGATGCGCGGCCTCTTCGTCGAGCACCTCGCCGCCGAGCACCACCCGCACCTGCGGGACGGAACACTCGTCAACGAGCGGCGCGAACGCCCCACGCCCGCCCAGCTCCGCGCCCTCGACCGCGCCGGCCTCGGCCCCACCGAGCACCTCGGCCAAGCCCTCCGCGACACCATGTGGATCGGCTGA
- a CDS encoding restriction endonuclease subunit S has product MRSDVSAWTPRRLADCATWISGGTPSKKNRDYWDGDIPWVSAKDMKSFRLHDSVDHITERAVDDGAKLVPRDSILLLVRGMTLNNDVPICMTDRQMALNQDLKALLPADDVDAHFLAYWLLANKPQLLSSVEHAGHGTGKLATPVLQSMQIALPPLSEQRAIAAVLGSLDDKIALNRRMNRTLESLARAWFQSWFVDFDPVHANAAGRPTLPPDLAALFPATFTPSPLGDIPEGWEVKPVGDIVDCVGGGTPSTKNDDYWEGGTHHWATPKDLSSLDAPILTTTNRKLTDAGVGKVSSGLLERGTVLMSSRAPVGYLAIADVPVAVNQGFIAMKPTDAMPASFLLNWCQHNMETIKSQAGGTTFAEISKKAFRPIPMLVPPPGVASRFAEIVGPMYARITLNVRESETLAALRDALLPRLLSGELPAPADRDDLPPVEPTVRGNPGRSPVAPA; this is encoded by the coding sequence ATGAGGTCTGATGTGTCAGCATGGACGCCGCGGCGCCTCGCCGACTGTGCGACATGGATCTCCGGGGGTACGCCTTCAAAGAAGAATCGAGATTACTGGGACGGCGACATCCCTTGGGTATCTGCCAAAGACATGAAGTCATTCAGGCTTCACGACAGCGTGGACCACATCACGGAGCGAGCCGTAGACGATGGAGCGAAGCTCGTTCCGCGCGACTCCATCCTGCTTCTCGTCCGCGGCATGACGTTGAACAACGACGTCCCGATCTGCATGACGGATCGGCAGATGGCGCTCAACCAGGACCTGAAGGCGCTATTGCCTGCTGATGACGTCGACGCTCACTTCCTCGCGTACTGGCTGCTCGCGAACAAGCCCCAGCTGCTTTCTTCGGTCGAACATGCGGGACACGGCACCGGCAAGCTAGCGACGCCCGTTTTGCAATCGATGCAGATCGCTCTCCCCCCGCTCTCCGAGCAGCGGGCGATCGCGGCGGTGTTGGGGTCGCTGGATGACAAGATCGCGTTGAACCGTCGGATGAACCGGACGCTGGAATCGCTGGCCCGGGCGTGGTTCCAGAGCTGGTTCGTCGACTTCGACCCCGTCCACGCGAACGCCGCCGGCCGGCCGACCCTCCCCCCCGACCTCGCCGCCCTCTTCCCCGCCACCTTCACCCCCTCCCCCCTCGGCGACATCCCGGAGGGCTGGGAGGTGAAGCCCGTCGGCGACATCGTCGACTGCGTCGGCGGCGGCACGCCGAGCACGAAGAACGACGACTACTGGGAGGGCGGCACGCACCACTGGGCGACGCCAAAGGACCTGTCGTCGCTCGACGCCCCGATCCTTACGACGACGAACCGGAAGCTGACCGACGCCGGCGTCGGCAAGGTCTCGTCTGGCCTGCTGGAACGCGGCACCGTCCTCATGTCATCCCGAGCCCCCGTCGGCTACCTCGCCATCGCCGACGTGCCGGTCGCCGTCAACCAGGGCTTTATCGCCATGAAGCCGACCGATGCGATGCCGGCGTCGTTCCTGCTGAACTGGTGCCAGCACAACATGGAGACCATCAAGAGCCAGGCCGGCGGCACGACCTTCGCCGAGATCAGCAAGAAGGCCTTCCGCCCGATCCCGATGCTCGTCCCGCCGCCCGGCGTCGCGTCCCGCTTCGCAGAAATCGTCGGCCCGATGTACGCCCGAATTACGCTGAACGTCCGCGAGAGCGAGACGCTCGCCGCCCTCCGTGACGCCCTGCTGCCTCGCTTGCTCTCCGGCGAGCTGCCCGCACCCGCGGACCGTGACGATCTTCCGCCCGTGGAGCCCACGGTCCGCGGCAACCCCGGCCGGTCGCCGGTGGCCCCCGCCTGA
- the darT gene encoding type II toxin-antitoxin system toxin DNA ADP-ribosyl transferase DarT — protein sequence MTHRDNLPWILEHGLHCPTSDTLDPGFVAIGREEIIDRRTRHEVSCGPGGVLADYVPFYFTPRSIMAFNIRTGFHGLTQRDNDDLVVLVSSIPRLLEMSIGFVFYSGQAMLHESTCHADAADLTKIDWALLNAADFRNDPEDPGKKGRYQAEALVHRHTPVEALLGVGCYSPKVAHEVDLLVQRSGRDLAVKPAPKLFFR from the coding sequence TTGACCCACCGGGACAACCTGCCGTGGATCCTGGAGCACGGGCTGCACTGCCCGACAAGCGACACGCTGGACCCCGGCTTCGTCGCAATCGGGCGGGAGGAGATCATCGACCGCCGCACCCGCCACGAGGTTTCGTGCGGGCCCGGCGGGGTGCTCGCGGACTACGTGCCGTTCTACTTCACCCCGCGGTCGATCATGGCGTTCAACATCCGCACCGGGTTCCACGGGCTGACGCAGCGTGACAACGACGACCTCGTGGTGCTGGTGTCGTCCATCCCCCGCCTGCTGGAGATGTCCATCGGCTTCGTGTTCTACAGCGGGCAAGCGATGCTGCACGAGAGCACCTGCCACGCCGACGCCGCGGACCTGACGAAGATCGACTGGGCCCTGCTCAACGCGGCCGACTTCCGCAACGATCCGGAGGACCCGGGGAAGAAGGGGCGGTACCAGGCGGAGGCGCTGGTCCACCGCCACACGCCGGTGGAGGCCTTGCTCGGCGTCGGGTGCTACAGTCCGAAGGTGGCGCACGAGGTGGATCTCCTCGTGCAGCGAAGCGGCAGGGATCTCGCCGTCAAGCCCGCGCCGAAGCTGTTTTTCCGATGA
- a CDS encoding DinB family protein — protein sequence MTAVDWVRRMHAHKRWANRRLLEAVEDLPEKDRHRSFGIGHGSAWATVVHLWAVDAAWLETIGGREDAPVVKAGAVGSVEALEALWDVADERWVTLLAGLEPEDLDRPVWRTSAATGGRRRGMPLHDVLIHVCTHAQYTGSQCVNILRRLRVAELPRISMTTLSRAGFEGR from the coding sequence ATGACCGCCGTCGACTGGGTCCGCCGGATGCACGCCCACAAGCGTTGGGCGAACCGCCGGCTGCTCGAGGCCGTGGAAGACCTGCCGGAGAAGGATCGGCACCGCTCCTTCGGGATCGGCCACGGCTCGGCGTGGGCGACGGTCGTGCATCTCTGGGCGGTGGACGCGGCCTGGCTCGAGACGATCGGCGGCCGCGAGGACGCTCCGGTGGTGAAGGCGGGCGCGGTCGGCTCGGTGGAGGCGCTGGAGGCGCTGTGGGACGTGGCCGACGAGCGGTGGGTCACGCTGCTCGCCGGGCTCGAACCCGAGGATCTGGACCGACCGGTTTGGCGGACCAGCGCCGCGACCGGCGGCCGCCGCCGCGGCATGCCGCTGCACGACGTGCTGATCCACGTGTGCACGCACGCGCAGTACACCGGCTCGCAGTGCGTGAACATCCTGCGGCGGCTGCGGGTGGCGGAGCTGCCGCGGATCTCGATGACGACGCTGAGCCGGGCCGGCTTCGAGGGACGCTGA
- the darG gene encoding type II toxin-antitoxin system antitoxin DNA ADP-ribosyl glycohydrolase DarG, producing MIHATDGNLLEADAEALVNTVNTVGVMGKGIALMFKERFPENFRRYAAACKREEVQTGRVFAVANEELAGPHWIYNFPTKRHWRSPSRLEWIDEGLADLAWLLREHRVASVAVPPLGAGNGGLKWADVRPLVERHLGSLPGVDVLLYEPTQAYQNVSKTTGKERLTLARALVAEMVRRYGVLGLDCSILEIQKLAWVLQRQIRQLGLDDPLELDFKANRYGPYSDRLRHLLDALDGSWLRSEKRLADAEPPDTIRFAPGRERKLGEWFGAGQGFHYREAVEATDALIDGFQSPLGLEALATVGWLLDEEGVEPSLAAVREGIARWPAGPAAAERKAGLFGDHLLEAAIRRYTHP from the coding sequence ATGATCCACGCCACGGATGGCAATCTCCTTGAAGCGGACGCGGAAGCGCTCGTGAACACGGTCAACACCGTGGGCGTGATGGGCAAGGGCATCGCCCTGATGTTCAAGGAACGCTTCCCGGAGAACTTCCGGCGCTACGCCGCCGCCTGCAAGCGGGAGGAGGTCCAGACCGGGCGCGTCTTCGCGGTGGCCAACGAGGAGCTGGCCGGGCCACACTGGATCTACAACTTCCCGACGAAGCGGCACTGGCGGTCGCCCTCCCGGCTGGAGTGGATCGACGAGGGCCTCGCCGACCTGGCGTGGCTGCTGCGCGAGCACAGGGTCGCCTCGGTCGCGGTCCCGCCCCTTGGGGCCGGCAACGGCGGGCTGAAGTGGGCGGACGTCCGGCCGCTGGTGGAGCGACACCTCGGCAGCCTGCCCGGGGTCGACGTGCTGCTGTACGAGCCGACGCAGGCGTACCAGAACGTCTCGAAGACGACCGGCAAGGAGCGGCTCACGCTGGCGCGGGCGCTGGTCGCGGAGATGGTCCGCCGCTACGGGGTGCTCGGGCTGGACTGCTCGATCCTCGAGATCCAGAAGCTCGCTTGGGTGCTGCAGCGTCAGATCCGGCAGTTGGGCTTGGATGACCCGTTGGAGCTTGACTTCAAGGCCAACCGCTACGGCCCCTATTCCGACCGCCTCCGTCACCTCCTCGACGCCCTCGACGGGAGCTGGCTGCGGAGCGAGAAGCGGCTTGCCGATGCCGAACCCCCGGACACGATCCGCTTCGCGCCCGGTCGGGAGCGAAAGCTCGGCGAGTGGTTCGGTGCGGGGCAAGGCTTCCACTACCGAGAAGCCGTGGAGGCGACCGACGCCTTGATCGATGGCTTCCAGTCGCCGCTGGGCCTGGAGGCGCTCGCCACGGTGGGGTGGCTCCTCGACGAGGAAGGGGTGGAGCCGAGCCTCGCGGCGGTGCGTGAGGGCATCGCTCGCTGGCCTGCGGGGCCCGCCGCGGCCGAGCGGAAGGCGGGGCTGTTCGGCGATCACCTGCTCGAGGCCGCCATCCGGCGGTACACGCACCCGTGA
- a CDS encoding type I restriction endonuclease subunit R gives MINEDAVEQKALRWFQDTGWAYLHGSELAPDVAPEQRADGKAVVLAGRLAEAVRRLNPQLPAEAVEEVVRAATQREHPDLARANAAFHRRMIDGVPVRFEDPSTGEKVQDVARLVDFGGAANNDWLVVNQLAIAGTKDGRRPDVIAYLNGLPIAVIELKNPADEKADVWAAYRQLQTYKDEIGELFVRNAALVVSDGITARVGSLTASPEWFLPWRAVSGEADQPKVEMELERVVRGFFRPDLLLDYLRHFILFEGEEDVVKKIAGYHQFHGVRAAVEATVVAADRGVETAPGDAVRERPAADWGRRVPRGSGKAGVFWHTQGSGKSISMAMYAGKLMQQPAMNNPTLVVVTDRLDLDGQLFAQFAAAKSLLGEKPDQAESREQLRDYLDGRASGGIVFTTVQKFAPLDGEEAHPVLSGRSNVVVISDEAHRSQYGIKPTLDRKTGRYVYGYAKHLRDALSGASFIGFTGTPISSEDRDTRGVFGEYVSVYDIADAVEDGATVQIYYESRRAKLDLNDAEIETLNQQVDEVVEDEETEDRERTKGHWAQLAKLVGARPRLEAIADDLLAHFDQRKEAMASQVGPDGGKAMIVTMSRDICVALFDEIVRRRPEMAGSRKDDGTWNPEDGSIRVVMTGTATDRVELRHHQHGKAQRERLAKRFKDPADPLELVIVRDMWLTGFDAPCCHTMYVDKPMRGHALMQAIARVNRVFREKAGGLVVDYIGIANELKQALKTYTESKGRGQPTVRAEDGLRILKEKVGVLRDMMRENGGFAYAGFETQPLELLPGVTNHLLGLDDGKRRFLDVMASVLKAFSLCATLDEAAALRTEIAFFSAVRGVLAKHGQEEPKRGGADKSASLKLILDNAVVSEGVDDIFAMAGLERPDIGLLSEGFLEDVRRMPAKNLAVELLERLIRDEIRGRSRNNVVRESRYGERLAETLRRYNNRAIESGAVVEELIAMARDFAEAVRRDEDLGLSPDEIAFYEALAERPEVLREMGDETLKALAVELTAKLRASTTVDWRVRESVRARMRLLIKRLLRKHRYPPAGQERAVDVVIAQAERLSEGWSAAG, from the coding sequence GTGATCAACGAGGACGCCGTCGAGCAGAAGGCTCTTCGCTGGTTCCAGGACACCGGCTGGGCGTACCTCCACGGGTCGGAGCTGGCCCCGGACGTGGCGCCCGAGCAGCGGGCGGACGGAAAGGCGGTGGTGCTGGCCGGGCGGCTGGCGGAGGCGGTGCGGCGGCTGAACCCGCAGCTGCCGGCCGAGGCGGTGGAGGAGGTGGTGCGGGCGGCAACGCAGCGGGAGCACCCGGACCTCGCCCGGGCCAACGCGGCGTTCCACCGGAGGATGATCGACGGGGTGCCCGTCCGCTTCGAGGATCCTTCCACCGGCGAGAAGGTCCAGGACGTGGCCCGGCTGGTGGACTTCGGCGGAGCCGCGAACAACGACTGGCTGGTGGTGAACCAGCTGGCGATCGCGGGAACCAAGGACGGGCGGCGGCCGGACGTAATCGCCTATCTCAATGGCCTGCCGATCGCGGTGATCGAGCTGAAGAACCCGGCGGACGAAAAGGCCGACGTGTGGGCGGCGTACCGGCAGCTGCAGACCTACAAGGACGAGATCGGCGAGCTGTTCGTCCGCAACGCGGCGCTGGTGGTGAGCGACGGGATCACGGCGCGGGTCGGGTCGCTGACGGCGAGCCCCGAGTGGTTCCTGCCGTGGCGGGCGGTGAGCGGCGAGGCGGACCAGCCCAAGGTGGAGATGGAGCTGGAGCGGGTCGTCCGCGGGTTCTTCCGGCCGGACCTCCTGCTGGACTACCTGCGGCACTTCATCCTGTTCGAGGGCGAAGAAGACGTCGTGAAGAAGATCGCTGGATACCACCAGTTCCACGGGGTGCGGGCGGCGGTGGAGGCGACGGTGGTCGCCGCGGACCGCGGCGTGGAAACGGCTCCGGGCGACGCGGTCCGCGAGCGGCCGGCGGCGGACTGGGGGCGGCGGGTGCCGCGGGGCAGCGGGAAGGCGGGCGTCTTCTGGCACACGCAGGGCTCGGGCAAAAGCATTTCCATGGCCATGTACGCGGGCAAGCTGATGCAGCAGCCGGCGATGAACAACCCGACCCTGGTGGTGGTCACCGACCGCCTTGACCTCGACGGGCAGCTGTTCGCGCAGTTCGCGGCGGCGAAGTCGCTGCTGGGCGAGAAGCCCGACCAGGCGGAGAGCCGGGAGCAGCTGCGCGACTACCTCGACGGCCGGGCCAGCGGCGGGATCGTGTTCACGACGGTGCAAAAGTTCGCGCCGCTGGACGGGGAGGAGGCGCACCCGGTGCTGAGCGGGCGGAGCAACGTCGTCGTGATCAGCGACGAGGCGCACCGCAGCCAGTACGGGATCAAGCCGACGCTGGACAGGAAGACCGGGCGGTACGTCTACGGCTACGCCAAGCACCTCCGCGATGCCCTTTCGGGGGCGTCGTTCATCGGGTTCACGGGGACGCCGATCAGCAGCGAGGACCGCGACACCCGCGGCGTGTTCGGCGAGTACGTGAGCGTCTACGACATCGCCGACGCCGTGGAGGACGGGGCGACGGTGCAGATCTACTACGAGAGCCGGCGGGCGAAGCTGGACCTGAACGACGCGGAGATCGAGACGCTCAACCAACAGGTGGACGAGGTCGTCGAGGACGAGGAGACCGAGGACCGGGAGCGGACCAAGGGCCACTGGGCGCAGCTGGCGAAGCTGGTGGGGGCGCGGCCGCGGCTGGAGGCGATCGCGGACGACCTGCTGGCGCACTTCGACCAGCGGAAGGAGGCGATGGCGTCGCAGGTCGGGCCCGACGGCGGGAAGGCGATGATCGTCACGATGAGCCGGGACATCTGCGTCGCGCTCTTCGACGAGATCGTCCGCCGGCGGCCGGAGATGGCGGGCAGCCGGAAGGACGACGGCACGTGGAACCCCGAGGACGGGTCGATCCGCGTGGTGATGACCGGCACGGCGACCGATCGGGTTGAGCTGCGGCACCACCAGCACGGCAAGGCCCAGCGCGAGCGGCTGGCCAAGCGGTTCAAGGACCCGGCCGACCCGCTGGAGCTGGTGATCGTGCGGGACATGTGGCTGACCGGCTTCGACGCGCCGTGCTGCCACACGATGTATGTGGACAAGCCGATGCGGGGGCATGCGCTGATGCAGGCGATCGCCCGGGTGAACCGGGTGTTCCGCGAGAAGGCGGGCGGGCTGGTGGTCGACTACATCGGGATCGCCAACGAGCTGAAGCAGGCGCTCAAGACGTACACGGAGAGCAAGGGGCGTGGCCAGCCGACGGTGCGGGCGGAGGACGGGCTTCGCATCCTGAAGGAGAAGGTGGGCGTTCTGCGGGACATGATGCGGGAGAACGGCGGCTTCGCGTACGCGGGCTTCGAGACGCAGCCGTTGGAGCTGCTGCCGGGGGTGACGAACCACCTCCTCGGGCTCGACGACGGCAAGCGGCGCTTCCTGGACGTGATGGCCTCGGTGCTGAAGGCGTTCAGCCTGTGCGCCACGCTGGACGAGGCGGCGGCGCTGCGGACGGAGATCGCGTTCTTCTCGGCCGTCCGCGGCGTGCTCGCCAAGCACGGGCAGGAAGAGCCGAAGCGTGGCGGCGCGGACAAGAGCGCATCGCTCAAGCTGATCCTGGACAACGCGGTGGTGAGCGAGGGCGTGGACGACATCTTCGCGATGGCGGGGCTGGAGCGGCCGGACATCGGGCTGCTGAGCGAGGGGTTCCTCGAGGACGTGCGGCGGATGCCGGCGAAGAACCTCGCGGTCGAGCTGCTGGAGCGGCTGATCCGCGACGAGATCCGCGGGCGGTCGCGGAACAACGTCGTGCGTGAGAGCCGGTACGGCGAGCGGCTGGCCGAGACGCTGCGGCGGTACAACAACCGGGCGATCGAGTCGGGGGCGGTGGTGGAGGAGCTGATCGCGATGGCGAGGGACTTCGCCGAGGCGGTGCGGCGTGACGAGGACCTGGGGCTGTCGCCAGACGAGATCGCGTTCTACGAGGCGCTCGCGGAGCGGCCGGAGGTGCTCCGGGAGATGGGAGACGAGACGCTCAAGGCGCTGGCGGTGGAGCTGACGGCGAAGCTGCGGGCGAGCACGACGGTGGACTGGCGGGTGCGCGAGAGCGTGCGGGCACGGATGCGGCTGCTGATCAAGCGCCTGCTGCGGAAGCACCGGTACCCGCCGGCGGGCCAAGAGCGGGCGGTGGACGTGGTGATCGCGCAGGCGGAGCGGCTGAGCGAGGGCTGGTCCGCGGCGGGGTGA